From a single Microbacterium terrisoli genomic region:
- a CDS encoding trans-sulfuration enzyme family protein codes for MSEPDFHLDTLAVHAGREGLDELGVHALPIDLSSTNPLPDIARGGESYEALTGGHRPPDDGSNVYGRLWNPTVARFETALAALEKAEDAVAFASGMAAMTATVLALCAGTGRRHVVGVRPLYGGTDSLLAGSLLGVEHTFCREDEVADAIRPDTGLVVMESPANPTLELADIAGVVAQAGEIPVVVDNTFATPVLQNPILHGARMSLHSATKYIGGHGDVIAGVVACDAETAVALRRVRTATGGILHPLGGYLLHRGLTTLPVRMRAQQANAQRVAAFLSTHRAVSRTYYPGLDADPRGLLGTERSKAQLRGPGAMVSIALTGGYAAAERFAGSLRVFTHAVSLGGVDSLVQHPAAISHRHVAPEARPGADIVRLSIGLEDADDLIADLDRALA; via the coding sequence ATGAGCGAGCCCGACTTCCACCTCGACACCCTCGCCGTGCATGCGGGGCGGGAGGGCCTGGATGAACTCGGCGTGCACGCTCTTCCGATCGACTTGTCCTCGACCAATCCGCTGCCCGACATCGCCCGCGGGGGCGAATCGTACGAGGCGCTGACCGGCGGGCACCGCCCGCCCGACGACGGCAGCAACGTCTACGGACGCCTGTGGAACCCGACCGTCGCCCGCTTCGAGACCGCCCTGGCAGCTCTCGAGAAGGCAGAGGATGCGGTGGCCTTCGCCTCGGGCATGGCGGCCATGACCGCCACGGTGCTGGCCCTGTGTGCGGGAACGGGACGCCGGCACGTGGTCGGCGTGCGTCCGCTGTACGGCGGCACAGACAGCCTGCTGGCCGGGTCGCTGCTGGGCGTCGAGCACACTTTCTGCCGCGAGGACGAGGTGGCCGACGCGATCCGCCCCGATACCGGCCTGGTCGTGATGGAGAGCCCTGCCAACCCCACGCTCGAGCTCGCCGACATCGCCGGAGTCGTCGCGCAGGCAGGCGAGATCCCGGTCGTGGTCGACAACACGTTCGCCACGCCCGTGCTGCAGAATCCGATCCTGCACGGTGCGCGGATGTCGCTGCACAGCGCGACGAAGTACATCGGCGGCCATGGCGACGTGATCGCCGGAGTCGTGGCCTGCGACGCCGAGACCGCGGTCGCCCTGCGACGCGTGCGCACTGCGACCGGCGGCATCCTGCACCCTCTCGGCGGCTACCTGCTGCACCGGGGCCTCACGACCCTGCCGGTGCGCATGCGCGCCCAGCAGGCCAACGCGCAGCGGGTGGCGGCCTTCCTGTCCACGCATCGTGCGGTCTCGCGCACGTACTATCCGGGGCTGGATGCCGATCCCCGCGGGCTCTTGGGTACGGAGCGGTCGAAGGCCCAGCTTCGCGGACCCGGGGCCATGGTCTCGATCGCGCTCACGGGTGGGTATGCCGCCGCCGAGCGGTTCGCCGGCAGCCTGCGCGTATTCACCCACGCGGTGTCGCTGGGCGGCGTGGACTCCCTCGTGCAGCACCCGGCGGCGATCAGCCACCGGCACGTGGCACCCGAGGCGCGACCGGGCGCCGACATCGTGCGCCTGTCGATCG
- a CDS encoding NAD-dependent epimerase/dehydratase family protein yields the protein MRVFLAGASGVIGHRIIRLLQIDGHEVAGLTRSQDKAAWLAELGVEPVVCDVFDAQALTDAVVAFEPGAVIHELTDLPDDPRDIEAFRARHARIRVEGTHNVLSAARAAGARRVLTQSVAWPMPAGAGADAVAELERATLAYGGVVLRYGQFYGPGTYYPDRLPTDPRIEIERAAEATVAALYEDSGILLVTDDGTTRVDAAAAVHADGTATTGTETSGAETTGTETTGTETTGTADKEH from the coding sequence ATGCGCGTGTTCCTGGCCGGGGCGTCCGGCGTCATCGGTCACCGAATCATCCGGCTCCTGCAGATCGACGGCCACGAGGTCGCGGGACTCACCCGCTCACAAGACAAAGCGGCCTGGCTTGCCGAGCTCGGCGTCGAGCCCGTCGTGTGCGACGTGTTCGACGCGCAGGCCCTCACCGACGCGGTGGTCGCGTTCGAGCCGGGCGCGGTCATCCACGAGCTGACCGATCTGCCCGACGACCCGCGCGACATCGAGGCGTTCCGCGCGCGGCACGCCCGCATCCGTGTGGAAGGCACGCACAACGTGCTGTCCGCGGCACGTGCCGCGGGAGCACGGCGGGTGCTGACGCAGAGCGTGGCGTGGCCCATGCCGGCCGGGGCCGGCGCCGACGCGGTCGCCGAGCTGGAGCGCGCGACCCTCGCCTACGGCGGCGTCGTGCTGCGCTACGGGCAGTTCTACGGTCCGGGCACCTACTACCCCGATCGGCTGCCGACCGACCCGCGCATCGAGATCGAACGCGCGGCCGAGGCGACGGTGGCCGCGTTGTATGAGGACTCCGGCATCCTGCTGGTCACCGACGACGGGACGACGCGAGTGGATGCCGCAGCCGCCGTGCATGCGGACGGCACAGCCACGACCGGCACGGAGACGAGCGGCGCGGAGACGACCGGCACGGAGACGACCGGCACGGAGACGACCGGCACGGCAGACAAGGAGCACTGA
- a CDS encoding zinc-dependent alcohol dehydrogenase family protein — MYGAIMHAPGDVRYEQRPDPQIEEPGDVVIRMLATCVCGSDLWPYRGINPVRKPLPMGHEYVGVVEEVGADVRTISLGDVVIGSFFASDGTCEICRAGYPSRCVNAVPMGRFGTQAERLRVPMADGTLVATPGEPTADLLPSLVAASDVLGTGWFAAEAAAVGPGKTVVVVGDGAVGLLGVLSARAKGAERIIAMSRHADRQALAREFGATDIVAERGDEGVAHIRDLTNGLGAHSTIEAVGTNEAMQQAIRSTRAGGHVGFVGVSHGVELDGQQLFQAEVHLFGGPAPVRRYLPDLIDRIWSNEIDPGRVFDLTLPLSEVAEGYRAMDERRAIKALLMP, encoded by the coding sequence ATGTACGGAGCGATCATGCACGCCCCCGGTGATGTGCGATACGAACAGCGCCCGGACCCGCAGATCGAAGAACCCGGCGACGTCGTGATCCGCATGCTCGCCACCTGCGTGTGCGGGTCGGATCTCTGGCCGTACCGCGGCATCAACCCCGTGCGCAAGCCCCTGCCGATGGGACACGAATACGTCGGCGTGGTCGAAGAGGTCGGGGCGGACGTCCGCACGATCTCACTGGGCGACGTGGTCATCGGCTCGTTCTTCGCCTCCGACGGCACCTGCGAGATCTGCCGCGCCGGCTACCCGTCGCGGTGCGTGAACGCTGTTCCGATGGGCAGATTCGGCACTCAGGCCGAGCGCCTGCGCGTCCCGATGGCCGACGGCACTCTCGTGGCGACCCCGGGCGAGCCCACCGCGGACCTCCTCCCGTCGCTGGTCGCGGCATCCGACGTCCTGGGCACGGGCTGGTTCGCGGCCGAGGCCGCCGCCGTCGGCCCGGGCAAGACCGTCGTGGTCGTCGGGGACGGCGCCGTCGGACTGCTCGGCGTGCTCTCAGCCCGCGCCAAGGGCGCCGAGCGGATCATCGCGATGAGCCGCCACGCCGACCGCCAGGCGCTCGCGCGCGAGTTCGGCGCCACCGACATCGTCGCCGAGCGCGGCGATGAGGGCGTCGCGCACATCCGCGACCTCACCAACGGGCTCGGCGCGCACTCCACGATCGAGGCCGTCGGCACGAACGAGGCCATGCAGCAGGCGATCCGCTCGACCCGCGCGGGCGGCCACGTCGGGTTCGTCGGCGTCTCGCACGGCGTCGAACTGGACGGTCAGCAGCTGTTCCAGGCCGAGGTGCACCTGTTCGGCGGACCGGCGCCGGTGCGACGCTACCTGCCCGACCTGATCGACCGCATCTGGTCGAACGAGATCGACCCGGGTCGCGTCTTCGACCTGACACTGCCGCTGTCCGAGGTCGCCGAGGGTTACCGGGCGATGGACGAGCGTCGCGCGATCAAGGCGCTGCTGATGCCGTAG
- a CDS encoding FAD-binding oxidoreductase: MTGDTRLDQLIATLPEGSVITDPASMDAYRWDRANDPRAGTPLAVVRATCTEDVQAVVRFAAATGTPVVPRGAGSGLSGGSSAVDGGIVLSLDRMREIRIDPATRMATVQPGAFNADVKAAAAEHGLWYPPDPSSYEFCSIGGNVATNAGGLCCVKYGVTTDYVLGMTVVLADGRAVTLGGPRIKDVAGLSLTKLFVGSEGTLGVITEVILRLVPALKPPTTLVAVFATLTGATDAVMAITRATRPSMLEFMDRPTILAIEDATHMGLDATAAAMLVIQSDDHAGAAAAEIAKIEQLCNACGATECYATSDPDEGEAFVQARRMAIPAVERTGRILLEDVGVPIPRLGDLVTGIEAISLAHDVPIAVVAHAGDGNTHPLIVLDPTDTAQQQRAQLAYGEVMDLAISLGGTITGEHGVGRLKCAWLPGYLGDDVYELNCRIKTALDPQHILNPGAVFDPPVEVI, encoded by the coding sequence ATGACCGGCGACACGAGACTCGACCAGCTGATCGCGACTCTGCCCGAAGGATCGGTGATCACCGACCCCGCCTCGATGGACGCCTACCGCTGGGACCGCGCCAACGACCCCAGGGCCGGCACACCGCTGGCGGTCGTGCGCGCGACGTGCACCGAAGACGTGCAGGCGGTCGTGCGGTTCGCGGCGGCGACGGGCACTCCGGTCGTGCCCCGTGGAGCCGGGTCGGGTCTGTCGGGCGGCAGTTCGGCGGTCGACGGCGGCATCGTGCTCTCGCTGGACCGCATGCGCGAGATCCGCATCGACCCCGCCACCCGCATGGCCACCGTGCAGCCGGGAGCATTCAATGCCGACGTGAAGGCGGCCGCCGCCGAGCACGGCCTGTGGTACCCGCCCGACCCGTCGTCGTACGAGTTCTGCTCGATCGGCGGCAATGTCGCCACCAACGCGGGCGGCCTGTGCTGCGTGAAGTACGGAGTGACCACCGACTATGTGCTCGGCATGACCGTCGTGCTCGCCGACGGACGGGCCGTGACGCTGGGCGGTCCGCGCATCAAGGACGTCGCCGGGCTCTCGCTGACCAAACTGTTCGTCGGCAGCGAGGGAACGCTCGGGGTGATCACCGAGGTGATCCTGCGCCTGGTGCCGGCCCTGAAGCCGCCGACCACGCTGGTGGCGGTGTTCGCGACCCTGACCGGCGCGACCGATGCCGTGATGGCGATCACCCGCGCGACGCGACCGTCGATGCTCGAGTTCATGGACCGGCCGACGATCCTGGCCATCGAAGACGCGACGCACATGGGGCTGGATGCGACGGCGGCGGCGATGCTCGTCATCCAGTCCGACGACCACGCGGGAGCGGCGGCCGCCGAGATCGCAAAGATCGAGCAGCTGTGCAACGCGTGCGGCGCGACCGAGTGCTACGCGACCAGCGACCCGGACGAGGGCGAGGCATTCGTGCAGGCCCGGCGGATGGCGATCCCGGCCGTGGAGCGCACCGGCCGCATCCTTCTCGAAGACGTCGGCGTGCCCATTCCGCGGCTGGGCGACCTCGTGACCGGCATCGAGGCGATCTCGCTCGCCCACGATGTGCCCATCGCGGTGGTCGCCCACGCCGGAGACGGAAACACCCATCCCCTGATCGTGCTCGACCCCACCGACACCGCGCAGCAGCAGCGCGCCCAGCTCGCCTACGGCGAGGTCATGGACCTGGCCATCTCGCTCGGCGGCACCATCACCGGCGAGCACGGCGTGGGACGACTCAAGTGCGCGTGGCTGCCCGGCTACCTCGGCGACGACGTGTACGAGCTGAACTGCCGCATCAAAACGGCCCTCGACCCGCAGCACATCCTCAACCCCGGGGCGGTCTTCGACCCGCCCGTCGAAGTCATATGA
- a CDS encoding MalY/PatB family protein, which yields MPTDALSAHPFDAITEADLRARGGMKWTAFPDALGAFVAEMDFGTAPAVTSAVSASVDAALFGYPPAYLIERMQQAAADWQRDAYGWDVPADRIRPLGDVLSGLSAVIDVFTEPGEAIVLPTPAYMPFLTLPAVHGREIIQVPMLRQDDRPGAGWRLDLDGIDRAFADGGGLFLLCNPHNPIGKVYTREEMTALSEVVARHGARVFSDEIHSPLVYPGAGGGAGHVPYASLSPVTASHTITATSASKAWNLPGLKCAQLILSNDQDAETWAQSTRAMFIEHGASVPGLIANAAAYAEGRDWLADVVTYLDGNRALMTELVAEHLPGVDFLPPEGTYLAWLDCRALGLGDHPAEFFLEHAGVAATDGCLCGDAGSGCVRFNLAMPRPILRRAVEQLGAALRAR from the coding sequence GTGCCCACCGACGCTCTGAGCGCCCACCCGTTCGACGCCATCACCGAGGCCGACCTGCGCGCGCGGGGCGGCATGAAGTGGACGGCGTTCCCCGATGCCCTCGGCGCCTTCGTCGCCGAGATGGACTTCGGCACCGCACCGGCGGTGACATCGGCGGTGAGCGCGTCGGTCGACGCTGCCCTGTTCGGCTATCCGCCGGCCTACCTGATCGAGCGGATGCAGCAGGCGGCCGCGGACTGGCAGCGCGACGCGTACGGGTGGGACGTGCCCGCCGACCGCATCCGTCCGCTGGGCGATGTGCTGTCGGGGCTGTCGGCGGTGATCGACGTGTTCACCGAACCAGGCGAGGCGATAGTGCTGCCCACCCCGGCTTACATGCCGTTCCTCACCCTGCCGGCGGTGCACGGGCGCGAGATCATCCAGGTGCCGATGCTGCGCCAGGACGATCGCCCCGGCGCCGGCTGGCGCCTTGACCTCGACGGCATCGACCGCGCGTTCGCCGACGGCGGCGGGCTGTTCCTGCTGTGCAATCCGCACAACCCGATCGGCAAGGTGTACACCCGCGAGGAGATGACCGCCCTGTCGGAGGTGGTCGCACGCCATGGCGCGCGCGTGTTCTCCGATGAGATCCACTCGCCGCTGGTGTACCCGGGCGCCGGTGGCGGGGCGGGGCACGTCCCGTACGCCTCGCTGTCACCGGTCACGGCATCCCACACCATCACCGCGACCTCCGCGTCCAAAGCGTGGAACCTTCCGGGTCTGAAGTGCGCGCAGCTGATCCTGAGCAATGACCAGGATGCCGAGACCTGGGCGCAGAGCACCCGTGCGATGTTCATCGAACACGGCGCGAGCGTGCCGGGACTCATCGCGAACGCCGCAGCCTACGCCGAGGGTCGCGACTGGCTCGCCGACGTCGTCACCTACCTCGACGGCAATCGGGCGCTGATGACCGAGCTCGTCGCCGAGCACCTGCCGGGCGTCGACTTCCTGCCGCCGGAGGGCACCTACCTCGCGTGGCTGGACTGCCGGGCGCTCGGCCTCGGCGACCACCCAGCGGAGTTCTTCCTCGAGCACGCCGGCGTGGCCGCCACCGACGGCTGCCTGTGCGGCGATGCCGGATCGGGCTGCGTGCGGTTCAACCTGGCGATGCCGCGGCCGATCCTGCGCCGCGCGGTCGAGCAGCTGGGCGCGGCGCTGCGCGCCCGGTGA
- a CDS encoding alpha/beta fold hydrolase: protein MAVTTRRVQDLTVEDHTITVPLVWGDGADARTIDVYAAVVSRDGGETLPYLVYLQGGPGHEAPRPFHAPSSPSWLDAALEHYRLVLIDQRGTGRSTPLGDADLGRGTDELVEYIAHLRADSIVRDCEAMREHLGAASWSVLGQSFGGFTTLAYLSTDAGSVREAFFTGGLSAVGRHPDDVYALTYDKLRSGSERYYRRFAHHRDTVRRLAELAAEGAIVLPDGEVVSVSRLRSLGMLLGSNNGWQTLYELLETPPQSNAFRHDLAAALPYSARNPLYYVFHESSYADGYATRWSADRVEPSDFRDDVTLLTGEHVRREWLETVPGLAPWKDVTLALADHEWPSIYNVEALRASGARGAAAVYVNDLYVPLEFSLETAALLPGVTPWVTSEHEHSGLRQGDVLPHLFDLAHGRRVR, encoded by the coding sequence ATGGCCGTCACCACCCGCCGCGTGCAGGACCTCACCGTCGAAGACCACACCATCACCGTGCCGCTCGTCTGGGGTGATGGCGCCGATGCCCGCACGATCGATGTGTACGCGGCCGTGGTCAGCCGCGACGGCGGAGAGACGCTGCCGTACCTCGTGTACCTGCAGGGCGGGCCGGGGCACGAGGCGCCGCGGCCGTTCCACGCGCCGTCGAGTCCGTCGTGGCTGGATGCAGCGCTCGAGCACTACCGCCTGGTGCTCATCGACCAGCGCGGCACCGGGCGCTCGACCCCGCTCGGCGACGCCGACCTCGGCCGCGGCACCGACGAGCTCGTCGAGTACATCGCGCATCTGCGGGCGGATTCGATCGTCCGGGACTGCGAGGCGATGCGCGAGCATCTGGGCGCGGCATCCTGGAGCGTGCTCGGACAGTCCTTCGGCGGCTTCACCACTTTGGCCTATCTGTCCACCGATGCCGGCTCGGTGCGCGAGGCGTTCTTCACGGGCGGCCTTTCGGCGGTGGGCCGCCACCCCGACGACGTGTACGCGCTGACCTACGACAAGCTGCGGTCGGGGTCCGAGCGGTATTACCGGCGCTTCGCGCACCACCGCGACACTGTGCGGCGCCTGGCCGAGCTGGCGGCTGAAGGCGCCATCGTGCTGCCCGACGGTGAGGTCGTCTCGGTGTCGCGGCTGCGGTCGCTGGGCATGCTGCTCGGGTCGAACAACGGCTGGCAGACGCTGTACGAGCTGCTCGAGACGCCGCCGCAGTCCAACGCGTTCCGGCACGACCTGGCGGCCGCGCTGCCGTATTCGGCGCGCAATCCGCTGTACTACGTGTTCCATGAGTCGAGCTATGCCGACGGCTATGCGACCCGCTGGTCGGCCGACCGGGTGGAGCCTTCGGACTTCCGCGACGATGTGACGCTGCTGACAGGCGAGCACGTGCGTCGCGAGTGGCTCGAGACGGTGCCGGGTCTGGCCCCGTGGAAGGATGTCACGCTCGCGCTCGCCGACCACGAATGGCCGTCGATCTACAACGTCGAGGCGCTGCGCGCGTCGGGCGCGCGGGGAGCGGCCGCCGTCTACGTGAACGACCTGTACGTGCCGCTGGAGTTCTCGCTCGAGACCGCCGCGCTCCTGCCGGGCGTCACGCCCTGGGTCACCAGCGAGCATGAGCACTCGGGCCTGCGCCAGGGCGACGTGCTGCCGCACCTGTTCGACCTCGCGCACGGCCGCCGCGTGCGCTGA
- a CDS encoding cupin domain-containing protein — protein sequence MSGYDVMELGGIDTWLQAGGDRPGKQFVDKEIPTEFIGVSANAAAPGGQAAFWHSHSRLEEVYLFLAGRGQMALDDDVVEVQAGTVVRVGQGVMRAWRARPDSPEDLRWLCIRGGGDALKAIGRDGDLDRERPLPWTA from the coding sequence ATGAGCGGATACGACGTGATGGAACTCGGCGGGATCGACACGTGGCTGCAAGCCGGCGGCGACCGACCCGGCAAGCAGTTCGTCGACAAAGAGATCCCCACCGAGTTCATCGGAGTGTCGGCCAACGCTGCCGCACCCGGCGGCCAGGCTGCGTTCTGGCATTCGCACAGCCGACTCGAGGAGGTCTACCTCTTCCTCGCCGGTCGCGGCCAGATGGCCCTCGACGACGACGTGGTCGAGGTGCAGGCAGGCACCGTCGTGCGCGTGGGCCAGGGTGTGATGCGCGCCTGGCGTGCCCGGCCCGACAGCCCCGAGGATCTGCGCTGGCTGTGCATCCGCGGGGGCGGCGACGCCCTGAAGGCGATCGGCCGCGACGGTGACCTCGACCGCGAGCGCCCTCTCCCCTGGACCGCCTGA
- a CDS encoding carbohydrate ABC transporter permease yields the protein MKRALSRTGLAAGLIVACVVQLIPFYITLTTALKPRTDLSSQWLFPTGGVYWQNFQTAIEDGGILRAIGNSAIVTLASTILICLLGALAAYPLARRETTGNRIVLAGIIGLIMIPPLSILVPVYTLMVQLDWINTYWGATALMVAAQLPLSVFLYASFMRSLPLSIEEAATVDGAGMLQILFRVVFPMLKPVTATVIILTSVSVWNEYALSVFFLRDPSVRTTAPAIATFFASQGSDPNAAAAAALLTVIPVLAAYLVLQRYFIKGMVAGSEK from the coding sequence GTGAAGCGCGCGCTGAGCAGGACGGGCCTTGCCGCCGGGCTGATCGTGGCGTGCGTCGTGCAACTGATCCCGTTCTACATCACCCTCACCACGGCATTGAAGCCGCGCACCGACCTGTCGTCGCAGTGGCTGTTTCCCACCGGGGGCGTGTACTGGCAGAACTTCCAGACGGCGATCGAGGACGGCGGCATCCTGCGCGCCATCGGCAACAGCGCCATCGTCACCCTCGCCTCCACGATCCTGATCTGCCTGCTCGGGGCGCTGGCCGCCTACCCGCTGGCCCGCCGTGAGACCACCGGCAACAGGATCGTGCTGGCCGGCATCATCGGGCTCATCATGATCCCGCCGCTGAGCATCCTGGTGCCGGTGTACACGCTGATGGTGCAGCTGGACTGGATCAACACATACTGGGGCGCGACCGCGCTGATGGTCGCCGCGCAGCTGCCGCTGAGCGTCTTCCTCTACGCGAGCTTCATGCGCAGCCTGCCGCTGTCGATCGAAGAGGCCGCCACCGTCGATGGGGCCGGGATGCTGCAGATCCTGTTCCGGGTCGTGTTCCCGATGCTCAAACCGGTCACGGCGACCGTCATCATCCTGACCAGCGTGTCGGTGTGGAACGAGTATGCGCTGAGCGTCTTCTTCCTTCGCGACCCGTCGGTGCGGACCACGGCTCCGGCGATCGCGACGTTCTTCGCGAGCCAGGGCAGTGACCCGAATGCGGCCGCGGCCGCCGCCCTGCTCACGGTGATCCCGGTGCTCGCGGCCTACCTCGTGCTGCAGCGCTACTTCATCAAGGGCATGGTCGCCGGGTCCGAGAAGTAG
- a CDS encoding carbohydrate ABC transporter permease, translating into MTVADGRHTRRRTRGGPSTRSPRRTARRETGAPFLRRRVNLLYLPAVALFAVFTLYPLVSGVLISFTKWDGYSPDRTFVGLANYAHLFTDPLVGTALVNTFIYGFGSTILQQVIGLALALALDRAVRKRRTGGRNLARAIVYLPVLVSPVVMGTMYYLLFSYSYGGLNDTVTGLGGERVAWLSTSGSAITIIVIVNSLQFVGISMVIYLAGLQSIPIMYYEAARIDGATGWRQFTGITVPLLQPAFATSIVLNLIGGLKLFDVIRVMTGGGPGYSTDSMSTLISKFYFDNQNAGYASAVGVALFVIIAVFTLALNAYFNRRRLEIA; encoded by the coding sequence ATGACCGTCGCCGACGGTCGGCACACCCGCCGTCGCACCCGCGGCGGCCCTTCGACGCGCTCACCGCGCCGAACTGCACGCCGCGAGACCGGCGCACCGTTCCTGCGTCGCCGGGTGAACCTGCTGTACCTGCCGGCCGTGGCGCTGTTCGCGGTGTTCACGCTGTACCCGCTGGTCAGCGGCGTGCTGATCTCGTTCACGAAGTGGGACGGCTACAGTCCCGACCGCACCTTCGTCGGGCTGGCGAACTATGCGCACCTGTTCACCGACCCGCTCGTGGGCACGGCGCTGGTCAACACGTTCATCTACGGCTTCGGCTCGACGATCCTGCAGCAGGTGATCGGGCTCGCCCTGGCCCTCGCGCTCGACCGCGCAGTGCGCAAGCGTCGCACCGGTGGGCGCAACCTCGCCCGGGCCATCGTGTACCTGCCGGTGCTGGTCTCCCCGGTGGTCATGGGAACGATGTACTACCTGCTGTTCTCGTATTCGTACGGCGGCCTCAACGACACCGTCACCGGCCTGGGAGGTGAGCGCGTGGCGTGGCTGAGCACGTCCGGCTCGGCCATCACGATCATCGTGATCGTCAACTCGCTGCAGTTCGTCGGCATCTCGATGGTCATCTACCTGGCCGGTCTGCAGTCGATCCCGATCATGTACTACGAGGCGGCGCGCATCGACGGGGCGACCGGTTGGCGGCAGTTCACCGGCATCACGGTGCCGCTGCTGCAGCCGGCCTTCGCCACGAGCATCGTGCTGAACCTGATCGGCGGCCTGAAGCTGTTCGACGTCATCCGGGTGATGACCGGCGGGGGACCGGGGTATTCGACCGACTCGATGTCGACGCTGATCTCGAAGTTCTACTTCGACAACCAGAACGCCGGCTACGCGTCGGCGGTCGGGGTCGCGCTGTTCGTGATCATCGCGGTGTTCACCCTCGCTCTGAACGCGTACTTCAACCGTCGCCGATTGGAGATCGCGTGA
- a CDS encoding ABC transporter substrate-binding protein codes for MTLLAAAGTATLGLVLAGCSGGGGGDGGTDGGTAKLEMQTGLGAADPTLTVLKDITKTCTPADTTIDLVPMTNTYEADMKTRMASGDLPDIWSTHGWSLLRYSQFLEPLNTQPWAENFNKALAPAMENKDGQFFALPINTDVSGILYNKATLHKAGVDPSTLTTWDAFTAALSRLKAAGVTPLSSSSKDSWMAGNVADFMASGAFSDADLEQFTQGTFVESGYKTMLDEVQTWAKAGDFNPDFSSITMDEIGRGLGSGKVGFVFVQNSLANTALQQSPDAKLGFMPIPAFTGSPYFVGGEGTAYGAWNKGKHKKQALEYLDCLAKPENISKMAKALGSIPGLTDATTDMGPLQDSYESVVKPGTYPLHPYFDRVYLPNGMWDTMVTTTGAVISGQSQPSAATAQMKQQFASLYTK; via the coding sequence ATGACTCTTCTCGCGGCAGCCGGCACAGCCACGCTCGGGCTCGTCCTCGCCGGCTGCTCGGGCGGTGGCGGCGGCGACGGCGGCACCGACGGCGGCACCGCGAAGCTGGAGATGCAGACCGGACTGGGGGCTGCCGACCCGACGCTGACCGTGCTCAAAGACATCACGAAGACCTGCACGCCGGCGGACACGACCATCGACCTCGTGCCGATGACCAACACGTACGAAGCCGACATGAAGACACGGATGGCCTCCGGCGACCTGCCTGACATCTGGTCGACGCACGGCTGGTCGCTGCTGCGCTACAGCCAGTTCCTCGAGCCGTTGAACACCCAGCCGTGGGCGGAGAACTTCAACAAGGCGCTGGCTCCGGCGATGGAGAACAAGGACGGCCAGTTCTTCGCGCTGCCGATCAACACCGACGTGTCCGGCATCCTCTACAACAAGGCCACTCTGCACAAGGCCGGGGTCGACCCCTCTACGCTGACGACGTGGGATGCCTTCACCGCCGCACTGTCCAGGCTCAAGGCCGCGGGCGTGACGCCCCTCTCGTCGTCGTCGAAGGACTCGTGGATGGCGGGCAACGTCGCCGACTTCATGGCGTCGGGCGCGTTCAGCGACGCGGACCTCGAGCAGTTCACCCAGGGGACGTTCGTCGAGTCCGGGTACAAGACGATGCTCGACGAGGTGCAGACGTGGGCGAAGGCGGGCGACTTCAACCCCGACTTCTCGTCGATCACGATGGACGAGATCGGACGGGGTCTGGGCAGCGGCAAGGTCGGATTCGTGTTCGTGCAGAACTCTCTGGCCAACACCGCGTTGCAGCAGAGCCCAGACGCCAAGCTCGGGTTCATGCCGATTCCGGCATTCACCGGCTCGCCGTACTTCGTGGGCGGCGAGGGCACGGCCTACGGCGCATGGAACAAGGGCAAGCACAAGAAGCAGGCGCTGGAGTACCTCGACTGCCTGGCCAAGCCCGAGAACATCAGCAAGATGGCCAAGGCCCTGGGCAGCATCCCCGGGCTAACCGATGCCACGACCGACATGGGGCCGCTGCAGGACAGCTACGAGAGCGTGGTCAAGCCCGGCACCTACCCGCTGCACCCGTACTTCGACCGGGTGTACCTGCCCAACGGCATGTGGGACACGATGGTGACCACCACCGGTGCCGTCATCAGCGGCCAGTCTCAGCCGAGCGCGGCCACCGCACAGATGAAGCAGCAGTTCGCGTCGCTGTACACGAAGTGA